The following proteins are co-located in the Salvelinus fontinalis isolate EN_2023a chromosome 29, ASM2944872v1, whole genome shotgun sequence genome:
- the LOC129827816 gene encoding alpha-2Db adrenergic receptor-like: MMDVAKFITVTYNTLQDANTSSAPRPLPHTELGSALIILLVTVIILVTIVGNVLVIVAVLTSRALRAPQNLFLVSLACADILVATLVIPFSLANEVMGYWYFGSPWCAFYLALDVLFCTSSIVHLCAISLDRYWSVTKAVSYNLKRTPKRIKSMIAMVWVISAVISFPPLIMTKHDEHECLLNNETWYILSSCLVSFFAPGLIMILVYCKIYKVAKQRSSTVFVAKNGLERQPSQSETCFVRKERMEIESPSSQSSEDHHRQEELDDIDLEESCCASDNKPRNHRFSKRMKVEGSDCCPRQNCRLSWASARATQLFQDPKNAANPALAAQRQHLAVASSKTKVAQMREKRFTFVLAVVMGVFVLCWFPFFFTYSLHAICRESCYIPGALFNTFFWIGYCNSSVNPIIYTIFNRDFRKAFKKIVCRTSKRTNGT; encoded by the coding sequence ATGATGGATGTAGCCAAGTTTATCACCGTTACCTACAACACCTTGCAGGATGCCAACACCTCGAGTGCACCGAGACCTCTCCCTCACACGGAGCTGGGCTCTGCGCTCATCATCCTGCTGGTCACCGTGATCATTCTGGTCACCATCGTTGGTAACGTGCTGGTCATCGTGGCCGTGCTCACCAGCAGGGCTCTCCGCGCGCCCCAGAACCTTTTCCTGGTGTCCCTGGCATGCGCGGACATCCTCGTAGCCACACTGGTCATCCCGTTCTCCCTTGCCAATGAGGTCATGGGTTACTGGTACTTTGGGAGCCCCTGGTGCGCCTTTTATCTGGCACTGGATGTACTCTTCTGCACCTCGTCTATAGTCCACCTGTGCGCCATCAGTCTGGACCGCTACTGGTCCGTCACCAAGGCCGTGAGCTATAATCTGAAGCGGACCCCCAAGCGAATCAAGTCCATGATAGCCATGGTGTGGGTCATCTCCGCTGTCATCTCCTTTCCGCCTCTTATCATGACCAAGCATGATGAGCACGAGTGTCTGTTAAACAACGAAACCTGGTACATCCTGTCCTCTTGCCTCGTGTCCTTCTTTGCCCCGGGCCTCATCATGATCCTAGTCTACTGTAAAATCTATAAAGTCGCCAAGCAGCGCTCTTCCACGGTGTTCGTGGCTAAGAATGGCCTGGAGAGGCAGCCCTCCCAGTCAGAGACGTGCTTCGTGAGGAAGGAGCGGATGGAGATAGAGAGCCCCAGTAGCCAGAGCTCCGAGGACCACCACAGGCAGGAGGAGCTGGATGATATCGACCTGGAGGAGAGCTGCTGTGCATCGGACAACAAACCCCGTAACCACCGCTTCTCCAAGCGAATGAAGGTGGAGGGCTCGGACTGCTGCCCACGCCAGAACTGCCGCCTATCTTGGGCCTCGGCGCGCGCCACGCAGCTTTTCCAAGACCCTAAAAATGCAGCCAACCCGGCCCTGGCGGCCCAGCGGCAGCACCTTGCGGTGGCCTCGTCCAAGACCAAAGTGGCCCAGATGCGTGAGAAGCGATTCACGTTTGTGCTGGCCGTGGTGATGGGGGTGTTTGTGCTCTGCTGGTTCCCCTTCTTCTTCACGTATAGCCTGCACGCAATCTGCAGGGAGAGCTGCTACATCCCCGGTGCGCTCTTCAACACCTTCTTCTGGATTGGTTACTGCAACAGCTCCGTGAACCCTATCATATATACCATTTTCAACAGGGATTTCCGTAAGGCGTTTAAGAAAATCGTTTGCCGGACTTCAAAACGCACTAATGGCACTTGA